The following are encoded together in the Hyalangium ruber genome:
- the lysA gene encoding diaminopimelate decarboxylase produces MNHFNYRRGALHAEDVPLAAIADAVGTPTYVYSAATLTRHFQVVTEAFSAYSRPHLICYSVKANSTLAVLRLFAEQGSGFDIVSGGELARVRQAGGDVAKAVFAGVGKTPEEMEQALDAGILMFNVESAEELEVLDAVGRRLKRRAPFALRVNPDVDARTHRYIATGLKTSKFGVPFEEAVALYARARKMKGLKAVGLDCHIGSQLTQASPMRAALSKVAGLYSELREQGHPLEYLDIGGGLGITYADETPPSPQEYASTVLKAVEGTGATLILEPGRVLVGNAGVLLTRVLYRKQTPTKQFVVVDVGMNDLIRPALYEAHHALQPVVKRRGKAVEVDVVGPVCESSDVLARARPLVLPGQGELYAVMSAGAYGMSMASNYNSRARPAEVMVNGEAWRVVREREKPEDLWRGERA; encoded by the coding sequence GTGAACCACTTCAACTACCGGCGTGGCGCGCTGCACGCGGAAGACGTTCCGCTGGCCGCCATCGCCGACGCGGTGGGCACGCCCACCTACGTGTACTCCGCCGCCACGCTCACCCGGCACTTCCAGGTGGTGACGGAGGCCTTCTCGGCGTACTCGCGCCCGCACCTCATCTGCTACTCGGTGAAGGCCAACAGCACCCTGGCGGTGCTGCGGCTGTTCGCCGAGCAGGGCAGTGGCTTCGACATCGTCTCCGGTGGCGAGCTGGCCCGCGTGCGGCAGGCTGGCGGGGACGTGGCGAAGGCGGTGTTCGCCGGGGTGGGCAAGACGCCCGAGGAGATGGAGCAGGCGCTGGACGCCGGCATCCTCATGTTCAACGTGGAGAGCGCCGAGGAGCTGGAGGTGCTCGACGCGGTGGGCCGCCGGCTCAAGCGCCGCGCCCCGTTCGCACTGCGCGTCAACCCGGACGTGGACGCGCGCACCCACCGGTACATCGCCACGGGCCTGAAGACGTCCAAGTTCGGCGTGCCCTTCGAGGAGGCGGTGGCCCTCTACGCCCGCGCCCGGAAGATGAAGGGCCTGAAGGCGGTGGGCCTGGACTGCCACATCGGCTCGCAGCTCACCCAGGCCTCGCCCATGCGCGCGGCGCTCTCCAAGGTGGCGGGGCTCTACAGCGAGCTGCGCGAGCAGGGCCATCCGCTGGAGTACCTGGACATCGGCGGCGGCCTGGGAATCACCTACGCGGACGAGACTCCGCCCTCGCCCCAGGAGTACGCGAGCACCGTGCTCAAGGCGGTGGAGGGTACCGGCGCCACCCTCATCCTCGAGCCGGGGCGGGTGCTGGTGGGCAACGCCGGGGTGCTGCTCACCCGGGTGCTGTACCGCAAGCAGACGCCCACCAAGCAGTTCGTGGTGGTGGACGTGGGGATGAACGATCTCATCCGCCCGGCGCTCTACGAGGCGCACCACGCCCTGCAGCCCGTGGTGAAGCGGCGGGGCAAGGCCGTCGAGGTGGACGTGGTGGGGCCGGTGTGCGAGTCCAGCGACGTGCTGGCCCGGGCGCGCCCGCTGGTGCTGCCGGGGCAGGGCGAGCTGTACGCGGTGATGAGCGCCGGGGCTTACGGGATGAGCATGGCTTCCAATTACAACTCGCGTGCCCGGCCGGCCGAGGTGATGGTTAACGGGGAGGCGTGGCGGGTGGTGCGCGAGCGGGAGAAGCCCGAGGATCTCTGGCGCGGCGAGCGGGCCTGA
- a CDS encoding TIGR04551 family protein, whose amino-acid sequence MSHVLLAALLVASATATAQTSPATPVPESGTPASAQPATPSPAPAAAAPAAELTPEMQAELERRLEQAKQEMREEIRAQMATQSLSSDWQQEWTEERRKLELFTLDGYLRLRPNLYYKFDLGKPLGTELFPRSPRAASDNTQAGANMRVRMEPTFNVSEEVRLKLQVDLLDNILLGSTPGGGENDVFTIFSESQDPPTSAVNALKDSISLKRAYGEVSTPVGILRFGRMGSHWGLGMLRNDGNCLDCDFGDNVDRVQFVTEPFTGFYVTPMIDFNSEGVSGGPHGQVGEPVDLSQSDDSHSYVLAIARRDTDQQARAKLENNLGVLNYGLHFTYRTQRWDVTNADPASPAFVPRDATLYVPDLWLRYEERLFRVEVELAAVYGTIGNRALAAGDANDPTRNQSLRVLQFGGVAQAEYKLLNGNLNLGMEVGVASGDKASGFGNYSRQVQNEDGSTTLQGAQYACGVGGCSDNAIRNFRFNRAFRPDLILWRELIGTVTDAVYVKPSAKYSLADGFDLFGALIYSQALYAESTPSTSSTALGVEVDVGARYETEDGFVAGLSWGIFFPMSGLQQPPDAINRPDFETAQALRGTLGIRF is encoded by the coding sequence ATGTCCCACGTCCTGCTGGCGGCGCTGCTCGTCGCCTCCGCCACGGCCACCGCCCAGACGTCCCCGGCGACGCCGGTGCCCGAGAGCGGGACGCCCGCGTCCGCCCAGCCCGCAACCCCTTCGCCGGCCCCTGCCGCCGCTGCCCCCGCCGCCGAGCTCACTCCGGAGATGCAGGCCGAGCTGGAGCGCCGCCTGGAGCAGGCCAAGCAGGAGATGCGCGAGGAGATCCGCGCCCAGATGGCCACCCAGTCCCTGTCCTCCGACTGGCAGCAGGAGTGGACGGAGGAGCGGCGCAAGCTGGAGCTGTTCACCCTGGACGGCTACCTGCGCCTGCGGCCCAACCTCTATTACAAGTTCGACCTGGGCAAGCCGCTGGGCACCGAGCTGTTCCCGCGCTCGCCGCGCGCGGCCTCGGACAACACCCAGGCGGGCGCCAACATGCGCGTGCGCATGGAGCCTACCTTCAACGTCTCCGAGGAGGTGCGCCTCAAGCTGCAGGTGGACCTGCTGGACAACATCCTGCTGGGCTCCACCCCGGGCGGCGGCGAGAACGACGTCTTCACCATCTTCTCCGAGAGCCAGGACCCGCCCACCTCGGCCGTCAACGCCCTGAAGGACTCCATCTCCCTGAAGCGCGCCTACGGCGAGGTGAGCACCCCAGTCGGTATCCTGCGCTTCGGCCGCATGGGCAGCCACTGGGGCCTGGGCATGCTGCGCAATGACGGCAACTGCCTGGACTGCGACTTCGGCGACAACGTGGACCGCGTGCAGTTCGTCACCGAGCCCTTCACCGGCTTCTACGTGACGCCGATGATCGACTTCAACTCGGAGGGCGTCTCCGGCGGGCCGCACGGCCAGGTGGGCGAGCCGGTGGACCTGTCCCAGTCGGACGACAGCCACAGCTACGTGCTGGCCATCGCCCGGCGCGATACGGACCAGCAGGCCCGGGCCAAGCTGGAGAACAACCTGGGCGTGCTCAACTACGGCCTGCACTTCACCTACCGCACGCAGCGCTGGGACGTGACGAACGCGGACCCGGCCTCTCCGGCCTTCGTGCCCCGGGACGCCACGCTGTACGTGCCGGACCTGTGGCTGCGCTACGAGGAGCGCCTGTTCCGCGTGGAGGTGGAGCTCGCCGCGGTGTACGGCACCATCGGCAACCGGGCGCTGGCGGCGGGGGACGCGAACGACCCGACGCGCAACCAGTCGCTGCGCGTGCTGCAGTTCGGCGGCGTGGCGCAGGCGGAGTACAAGCTGCTCAACGGCAACCTGAACCTGGGCATGGAGGTGGGCGTCGCCTCGGGTGACAAGGCGTCGGGCTTCGGCAACTACTCGCGCCAGGTGCAGAACGAGGACGGCTCCACCACGCTCCAGGGCGCCCAGTACGCCTGCGGCGTGGGCGGCTGCAGCGACAACGCCATCCGCAACTTCCGCTTCAACCGCGCCTTCCGTCCGGACCTCATCCTCTGGCGCGAGCTGATCGGCACCGTCACCGACGCCGTCTACGTGAAGCCCTCGGCGAAGTACTCGCTGGCGGATGGCTTCGACCTGTTCGGCGCCCTCATCTACTCGCAGGCGCTCTATGCCGAGTCCACCCCGTCCACCTCCAGCACCGCGCTGGGCGTGGAGGTGGACGTGGGCGCCCGCTACGAGACGGAGGACGGGTTCGTCGCCGGGCTCTCCTGGGGCATCTTCTTCCCCATGAGCGGCCTGCAGCAGCCTCCGGACGCCATCAACCGCCCGGACTTCGAGACGGCGCAGGCGCTGCGCGGCACGCTCGGCATCCGCTTCTAG
- a CDS encoding Ig-like domain-containing protein, translating into MQRPIWRVCAALAMAIGAVVACNGGDPVDTEDELFITATPRQINNQGEASLIEITATKADGLKGTGKVTLKALAGALGNGSLEEQLDLVEGKASTSFTCNKVDPKCTGNVRIDGTWGETTTSVTLVVSGSSTTDGGTTDGGTTPITDGGTGTGDGGVRLTVTTSKATLFTNVGDFAEITASLTQTDGGPRANELITFDTSVGGLQVTSNDPPELSVQAQTNASGQAVVRLVENGVAGTTNVRARHTTSGAQATVPVKITNIQQITYTGTTCGGQACTIMGVNGSGFNEQAQVSFKVVDSTGNPAPGVSVTFTIPNAPTGTTVSPSAITNSQGIATATVSAGPVIGAIVVKAVAITNRVQVDSANIGIRGAKVANQGFSLACDLVNIGVYASANPPAAYNINCKVKVVDRYNNPVGTGTTVNFKVEAGNIENSVATKAYSPTGNNADEGTGTVRFNTTGGTFFPVDVPPLDAAPNQSPFPRDAEPRGPYGQLTANPRDGLVTIIAYTRGEEWFSDSNSNGVRDSGEQFIDQGEPFVDSNDNGIWDSGETYIDEAPADGRWNGPDGTWNNDTSIWTETRMLYTGRPAGNLAGHVYITPAQFAEPCTGGVPKGGLTYVKMYYGDDFFNRPQAQGTAFTASHTASKGAVRVLNSGLLDGYGFGMERRLLNSADQTACTASSAICSWKVLFTDWGNGYVSDAEIKGATAGDTTGCQNDTVTLGTTVLNVTTFSATTGGIQ; encoded by the coding sequence ATGCAACGTCCGATTTGGCGCGTCTGCGCCGCCCTGGCGATGGCGATAGGCGCGGTAGTCGCCTGCAACGGCGGCGACCCGGTCGACACCGAGGATGAACTCTTCATCACCGCGACTCCCCGGCAGATCAACAACCAGGGGGAGGCCAGCCTGATCGAGATCACCGCGACGAAGGCGGATGGGCTCAAGGGCACGGGCAAAGTCACCCTGAAGGCGCTCGCGGGCGCGCTGGGCAACGGCTCCTTGGAGGAGCAGCTGGACCTGGTCGAAGGCAAGGCGAGCACCAGCTTCACCTGCAACAAGGTGGACCCCAAGTGTACCGGCAATGTGCGCATCGACGGCACCTGGGGCGAGACCACCACCAGCGTCACGCTGGTCGTCAGCGGAAGCTCGACGACCGACGGTGGCACCACGGACGGCGGCACCACCCCCATCACGGACGGCGGCACGGGCACGGGCGACGGTGGCGTGCGCCTGACGGTGACGACCTCCAAGGCCACCCTCTTCACCAACGTGGGTGACTTCGCGGAGATCACCGCGTCGCTCACCCAGACGGATGGTGGCCCGCGCGCCAACGAGCTCATCACCTTCGACACCTCGGTGGGTGGGCTCCAGGTGACTTCGAACGACCCCCCCGAGCTGTCGGTGCAGGCGCAGACGAACGCTTCGGGCCAAGCGGTGGTTCGACTGGTGGAGAACGGCGTCGCGGGCACCACCAACGTGCGCGCTCGCCACACCACCTCGGGCGCCCAGGCCACGGTGCCGGTGAAGATCACCAACATCCAGCAAATCACCTACACCGGCACCACGTGCGGTGGGCAGGCCTGCACCATCATGGGCGTCAACGGCTCGGGCTTCAACGAGCAGGCCCAGGTCTCCTTCAAGGTGGTGGACTCCACCGGCAACCCGGCGCCCGGCGTGTCCGTCACCTTCACCATTCCCAACGCCCCCACGGGCACCACTGTGTCGCCCTCGGCCATCACCAACTCGCAGGGCATCGCCACGGCCACCGTGTCGGCGGGCCCCGTCATCGGCGCCATCGTCGTGAAGGCGGTGGCCATCACCAACCGCGTGCAGGTGGACAGCGCCAACATCGGTATCCGTGGCGCCAAGGTCGCCAACCAGGGCTTCAGCCTGGCGTGCGATCTGGTGAACATCGGCGTGTATGCCTCGGCCAACCCGCCGGCGGCCTACAACATCAACTGCAAGGTGAAGGTGGTGGACCGGTACAACAACCCGGTGGGCACCGGCACCACGGTGAACTTCAAGGTCGAGGCCGGCAACATCGAGAACTCGGTGGCGACCAAGGCCTATTCGCCCACGGGCAACAACGCGGACGAGGGCACCGGCACCGTGCGCTTCAACACCACCGGCGGTACCTTCTTCCCCGTGGACGTGCCCCCGCTCGACGCGGCCCCCAACCAGTCGCCCTTCCCGCGCGACGCGGAGCCCCGAGGCCCCTACGGCCAGCTCACCGCCAACCCGCGTGACGGTCTGGTCACCATCATCGCCTACACCCGCGGCGAGGAGTGGTTCTCCGACAGCAACAGCAACGGCGTGCGCGACTCGGGCGAGCAGTTCATCGACCAGGGCGAGCCGTTCGTGGACAGCAACGACAACGGCATCTGGGACTCGGGCGAGACGTACATCGACGAGGCGCCCGCTGACGGTCGGTGGAACGGCCCTGACGGCACGTGGAACAACGACACGAGCATCTGGACCGAGACGCGCATGCTGTACACGGGCCGTCCCGCTGGGAACCTGGCGGGCCACGTCTACATCACGCCTGCCCAGTTCGCGGAACCCTGCACGGGCGGCGTGCCGAAGGGCGGGCTGACCTACGTGAAGATGTACTACGGCGACGACTTCTTCAACCGGCCGCAGGCCCAGGGTACCGCCTTCACCGCCAGCCACACCGCCAGCAAGGGCGCCGTGCGCGTGCTCAACAGCGGCCTGCTGGATGGGTACGGCTTCGGCATGGAGCGGCGCTTGCTCAACTCCGCCGACCAGACGGCATGCACCGCCAGCTCGGCCATCTGCTCCTGGAAGGTGCTGTTCACCGACTGGGGCAACGGCTACGTGAGCGACGCGGAGATCAAGGGCGCCACCGCGGGTGACACCACGGGGTGCCAGAACGACACCGTCACGCTGGGCACCACGGTGCTCAACGTCACGACGTTCTCGGCCACCACGGGCGGCATCCAGTAG
- the dapB gene encoding 4-hydroxy-tetrahydrodipicolinate reductase: MLRTVITGVTGRMGGTLLRLARATSGFSVVGATVRPGSPSVGQDAAVAARQGEPMGLVVVDELDRALEADAQVVIDFTGAEASVHHARLCAMRGVPMVIGSTGFTSQAREVVAACARSIPVVLAPNTSVGVNVVIQVASELARVLGEGFDVEVLEAHHRMKKDAPSGTALRLAEVLASALGRTKEDFVLAREGAVGARTQKEIGVQALRGGDVVGEHTVYFFGEGERVELTHRATSRDQFAKGALRAAGWVVAQRPGLYDMADVLGFKRT, translated from the coding sequence ATGCTGCGTACAGTCATCACCGGTGTCACCGGCCGCATGGGCGGCACGCTGCTGCGGCTTGCGCGCGCCACCTCGGGGTTCTCCGTCGTGGGCGCCACGGTACGGCCCGGCAGCCCCTCGGTGGGGCAGGACGCGGCGGTGGCCGCGCGCCAGGGCGAGCCGATGGGGCTGGTGGTGGTGGATGAGCTGGATCGGGCGCTCGAGGCGGACGCGCAGGTGGTCATCGACTTCACCGGCGCGGAGGCGAGCGTTCACCACGCGCGGCTGTGCGCGATGCGTGGGGTGCCGATGGTGATCGGCTCCACGGGCTTCACTTCGCAGGCGCGCGAGGTGGTGGCCGCGTGCGCTCGCTCCATTCCGGTGGTGCTCGCGCCCAACACCTCGGTGGGCGTCAACGTCGTCATCCAGGTGGCCTCGGAGCTGGCGCGGGTGTTGGGCGAGGGCTTCGACGTGGAGGTGCTGGAGGCGCACCACCGGATGAAGAAGGATGCGCCCTCCGGCACCGCGCTGCGGCTGGCGGAGGTGCTCGCCTCAGCGCTGGGGCGCACGAAGGAAGACTTCGTGCTGGCGCGGGAGGGGGCGGTGGGGGCGCGCACGCAGAAGGAGATCGGCGTGCAGGCGCTTCGCGGCGGTGATGTGGTGGGTGAGCACACCGTCTACTTCTTCGGCGAGGGCGAGCGTGTGGAGCTCACCCACCGGGCCACCAGCCGGGATCAGTTCGCCAAGGGGGCGCTCCGGGCGGCGGGCTGGGTGGTGGCGCAGCGCCCGGGGCTCTACGACATGGCCGACGTGCTCGGCTTCAAGAGGACGTGA
- a CDS encoding fumarylacetoacetate hydrolase family protein, translated as MSATRYCRFFHEGRAQHGRIEGNEVVVLNAAPWAGGKETGLRRALSLVSLMVPSEASKVVCIGQNYRKHAEEMGKPVPPEPLIFMKPSTALNAPRSPIRIPKASQEVHYEAELGLVIGERLKNVDEATAARAIWGLTCINDVTARDIQRREVQHTRAKSYDTFACAGPWAVTGLSPADLRILCRVNGEVRQDSRTSDMIFGPAALVSFISHIMTLLPGDLISTGTPSGVGKLAAGDTVEVEIEGIGTLANPVEMEP; from the coding sequence ATGAGCGCTACACGCTACTGCCGCTTCTTCCACGAGGGCCGCGCGCAGCACGGCCGCATCGAAGGCAATGAAGTCGTCGTGCTCAACGCCGCGCCGTGGGCGGGTGGCAAGGAGACGGGGCTGCGACGCGCGCTGAGCCTGGTCAGCCTGATGGTGCCCTCCGAGGCCTCGAAGGTGGTGTGCATCGGGCAGAACTACCGCAAGCACGCCGAGGAGATGGGCAAGCCGGTGCCGCCCGAGCCCCTCATCTTCATGAAGCCCTCCACCGCGCTCAACGCGCCGCGCTCGCCCATCCGTATCCCCAAGGCGAGTCAGGAGGTGCATTACGAGGCGGAGCTGGGGCTCGTCATCGGCGAGCGCCTGAAGAACGTGGACGAGGCCACCGCCGCGCGCGCCATCTGGGGGCTCACCTGCATCAACGACGTGACGGCGCGCGACATCCAGCGCCGCGAGGTGCAGCACACCCGCGCCAAGAGCTACGACACCTTCGCCTGCGCCGGGCCGTGGGCCGTGACGGGGCTGTCTCCGGCGGACCTGCGGATTCTCTGCCGCGTCAATGGCGAGGTGCGACAGGACAGCCGCACCTCCGACATGATCTTCGGGCCGGCGGCGCTGGTATCCTTCATCTCCCACATCATGACGCTCCTGCCTGGGGACCTGATAAGCACGGGTACCCCCTCCGGGGTGGGGAAGCTGGCGGCCGGGGATACGGTGGAAGTGGAGATCGAGGGAATCGGAACCCTGGCCAATCCGGTTGAGATGGAGCCGTGA
- the fsa gene encoding fructose-6-phosphate aldolase translates to MKFFIDTADIGEIRKAYEMGCVDGVTTNPSLLAKVGRGLEETIREICSIVDGPVSAECVSLEAPELIKEGRTLAKIHDNVVVKIPMGTEGMKAVKALTAEGIRTNVTLVFSANQALLCAKAGATYVSPFVGRLDDISQDGMELIAHIIEIYGNYDFTTQVLVASVRNPIHVLQAARMGADVATLPFSVINQLAQHPLTDIGIKKFLADWEKVPKK, encoded by the coding sequence ATGAAGTTCTTCATCGACACGGCGGACATCGGAGAAATCCGCAAGGCGTATGAGATGGGGTGCGTGGACGGCGTCACCACCAACCCCTCGCTGCTGGCCAAGGTGGGCCGCGGCCTGGAGGAGACCATTCGGGAGATCTGCTCCATCGTGGATGGACCGGTGAGCGCCGAGTGCGTCTCGCTGGAGGCCCCCGAGCTCATCAAGGAGGGCCGCACCCTGGCGAAGATCCACGACAACGTCGTGGTGAAGATCCCCATGGGCACCGAGGGCATGAAGGCCGTCAAGGCGCTCACTGCCGAGGGCATCCGCACCAACGTGACGCTGGTGTTCTCCGCCAACCAGGCCCTGCTGTGCGCCAAGGCGGGCGCCACCTACGTCTCCCCGTTCGTGGGCCGGCTGGACGACATCTCCCAGGACGGCATGGAGCTCATCGCCCACATCATCGAGATCTACGGCAACTACGACTTCACCACCCAGGTGCTGGTGGCCAGCGTGCGCAACCCCATCCATGTGCTCCAGGCGGCGCGCATGGGCGCCGACGTGGCCACGCTGCCCTTCAGCGTCATCAACCAGCTGGCCCAGCACCCGCTCACCGACATCGGCATCAAGAAGTTCCTGGCCGACTGGGAGAAGGTGCCCAAGAAGTAG
- the folK gene encoding 2-amino-4-hydroxy-6-hydroxymethyldihydropteridine diphosphokinase: MSANVYVGLGSNEGDREGHLVAALQALSRIDAVAVLRCSSLFDSAPVGPSQPRYLNAVVALDCGLPPQRLLTILQRIEQDLGRQRSGVRWGPRPIDLDILLWDGEVVADANLQVPHLELHKRRFALEPLVELAPELQHPVLRVTVKELLSHLAPQDVRRLVATQWPEASPLVTES, translated from the coding sequence GTGAGCGCCAACGTCTACGTCGGTCTGGGATCCAACGAGGGAGACCGCGAGGGCCACCTCGTGGCCGCCCTTCAAGCGCTGTCGCGCATCGACGCGGTGGCCGTGCTGCGCTGTTCCTCTTTATTCGATAGCGCGCCGGTGGGTCCTTCCCAGCCGCGCTACCTCAACGCCGTGGTGGCCCTGGACTGTGGCCTGCCTCCGCAGCGGCTGCTGACCATCCTCCAGCGCATCGAGCAGGACCTGGGCCGCCAGCGCTCGGGAGTGCGGTGGGGGCCTCGGCCCATCGATCTGGACATTCTTCTCTGGGATGGCGAAGTGGTGGCGGATGCCAACCTCCAGGTGCCGCACCTGGAACTGCACAAGCGCCGCTTCGCCCTCGAGCCGCTGGTGGAGCTCGCCCCGGAACTGCAACACCCAGTCTTGCGCGTGACGGTGAAGGAGCTGCTCTCCCACCTCGCCCCGCAGGACGTCCGCAGGCTCGTGGCCACCCAATGGCCGGAGGCGAGCCCCCTGGTGACCGAGTCATGA
- a CDS encoding KpsF/GutQ family sugar-phosphate isomerase, with amino-acid sequence MARAPRSTAKKPRLRALPGRDAAVSAPPLPEEATASLAYAQGVLEAEARAILGLRLGESFLRALALLRGCQGQVVVTGMGKAGLIGQKLSATLASTGIRSVFLHPAEAVHGDLGRVSRGDVILALSNSGATEELLRLLPSFRRLGTPVIALTGEPESALARGADVVLGMGRIEEACPMGLVPTASTAALHALGDALAMTLMRSRSFGTEEYALLHPGGKIGRSVQRVFEVMRTGSANPVVRESARLSDAVGVMTKTPGRPGATSVVDKAGRLVGIFTDGDLRRLVEEGRTDFTLPIREVMGRRPRCVTPETLVLTAAAQMREARVDQLPVVDAEGRAVGLLDVQDLLAARFL; translated from the coding sequence ATGGCCCGCGCCCCCCGCTCCACCGCCAAGAAGCCCCGCCTCCGTGCCCTGCCCGGCCGTGACGCGGCCGTCTCCGCGCCGCCTCTTCCAGAGGAAGCCACGGCCAGCCTCGCTTATGCCCAGGGGGTGCTCGAGGCCGAGGCGCGGGCCATTCTGGGGCTGCGGCTGGGGGAGTCGTTCCTGCGGGCGCTCGCTCTGCTGCGTGGTTGCCAGGGGCAGGTGGTGGTGACGGGCATGGGCAAGGCGGGGCTGATCGGCCAGAAGCTGTCGGCGACGCTGGCCTCCACGGGCATCCGCTCGGTGTTCCTCCACCCCGCCGAGGCGGTGCATGGGGACCTGGGGCGGGTAAGCCGGGGGGATGTCATCCTCGCGCTGTCCAACAGCGGCGCCACGGAGGAGCTGCTGCGGCTGCTGCCCTCGTTCCGGCGGCTGGGGACGCCGGTGATTGCCCTCACGGGGGAGCCGGAGAGCGCGCTGGCGCGTGGCGCGGACGTGGTGCTGGGGATGGGGCGGATTGAGGAGGCGTGCCCGATGGGGCTGGTGCCCACCGCCTCGACGGCGGCGCTGCATGCGCTGGGGGATGCGCTGGCGATGACGCTGATGCGCTCGCGAAGCTTCGGCACGGAGGAGTACGCGCTGCTGCACCCGGGCGGGAAGATCGGGCGCTCGGTGCAGCGTGTCTTCGAGGTGATGCGCACGGGCTCGGCCAACCCGGTGGTGCGCGAGAGCGCGCGGTTGTCCGACGCGGTGGGGGTGATGACGAAGACGCCGGGCAGACCGGGGGCCACCAGCGTGGTGGACAAGGCCGGGCGGCTGGTGGGCATCTTCACGGACGGGGATTTGCGCCGACTGGTGGAGGAAGGGCGCACGGACTTCACCCTGCCCATCCGCGAGGTGATGGGCCGCAGGCCTCGGTGCGTGACTCCGGAGACGCTGGTGCTCACGGCCGCGGCGCAGATGCGCGAGGCCCGGGTGGACCAGTTGCCGGTGGTGGACGCCGAGGGCCGCGCCGTGGGCCTGCTGGACGTGCAGGACCTGCTGGCCGCGCGGTTCCTGTAG
- the dapA gene encoding 4-hydroxy-tetrahydrodipicolinate synthase produces the protein MKTFEGSMTALATPFRDGKLDEEAYRALIERQIAGGTSVILPIGTTGEAVTLTAEERARTVKVAVEAARGRVSVVAGAGSNSTAETIESMKAVREQGADGALIVTPYYNKPTQSGLLQHYRALARAHPGFPIIAYNVPGRTGVDLLPETLMWMADIPEVVALKEATGNMARAVDLVEKCGERITLLSGDDFTVLPFIACGGKGVVSVSANVAPRMMADLVATARAGELAKARELQVRMNNLHRLLFIESNPIPVKWALHLMGVFGPEIRLPMTPMTEPNAARLREELSHLNLL, from the coding sequence ATGAAGACCTTCGAAGGCTCCATGACGGCGCTTGCCACCCCCTTCCGGGATGGGAAGCTCGACGAAGAGGCCTACCGAGCGCTCATCGAGCGGCAGATCGCCGGCGGCACGAGTGTGATTCTGCCCATCGGCACCACGGGTGAAGCGGTGACGCTGACGGCGGAGGAGCGCGCCCGCACGGTGAAGGTGGCGGTGGAGGCGGCGCGCGGACGGGTCTCCGTGGTGGCGGGGGCGGGCTCCAACAGCACGGCGGAGACGATCGAGTCGATGAAGGCCGTGCGCGAGCAGGGCGCGGACGGCGCGCTCATCGTCACGCCCTACTACAACAAGCCCACGCAGTCGGGCCTGCTGCAGCACTACCGGGCCCTTGCCCGCGCGCACCCTGGCTTTCCGATCATCGCCTACAACGTCCCAGGTCGCACGGGCGTGGACCTGCTGCCCGAGACGTTGATGTGGATGGCGGACATCCCCGAGGTGGTGGCCCTCAAGGAGGCCACGGGGAACATGGCTCGCGCGGTGGACCTGGTGGAGAAGTGCGGCGAGCGCATTACGCTGCTGTCGGGAGATGACTTCACGGTGCTGCCCTTCATCGCCTGCGGCGGCAAGGGCGTGGTGTCGGTGTCCGCCAACGTGGCGCCGCGGATGATGGCGGACCTGGTGGCGACGGCGCGGGCGGGAGAGCTGGCCAAGGCGCGCGAGCTCCAGGTGCGGATGAACAACCTGCACCGGCTGCTCTTCATCGAGTCCAACCCCATCCCGGTGAAGTGGGCGCTGCACCTGATGGGCGTCTTCGGCCCGGAGATCCGCCTGCCGATGACGCCGATGACGGAGCCAAACGCGGCGCGGCTCCGGGAGGAGCTGTCGCACCTGAACCTGCTGTGA